A DNA window from Thiothrix subterranea contains the following coding sequences:
- a CDS encoding S8 family peptidase produces MPAVLRPLAFISIIGFLSACSPAEYKVIGKASDSPACHLSSSICVETPVFRRVDYEKDEMLIVYDQQKPTEIADAVLKKYKLQAKRTDSLDSIGTTMITAATNGQDPYDLVKSIKANEIDVDAATSNFYVSASLNGAPIGEYPLGLTGADAMRQRTTGRGVVVGMIDTPIDINHDSFRSTIDRVELIPQGDERNRLHGTEVAGVIISQNARIGIAPDTKLIAISAFSTNPANPDERRSNSSLVARALERAMLEGVQVLNLSFAGNADPIVDKLVEAAIQKGIVVVASAGNGGPGAPPAYPAALPGVIAVTAVDKNEQVFNHANRGNYIDLSAPGVGILTTAPRSSFQVSSGTSLATAHVTGAIALLKALNPNFNPESLKHTATDLGPPGLDQDYGHGLINVERALAAQ; encoded by the coding sequence ATGCCAGCCGTGTTACGCCCCCTTGCTTTCATTTCCATCATCGGATTCCTCAGCGCTTGCAGCCCCGCAGAATACAAAGTAATTGGCAAAGCCAGCGATTCCCCTGCGTGCCATCTAAGCAGCAGCATTTGTGTGGAAACGCCGGTATTTCGGCGCGTGGATTACGAAAAAGATGAAATGTTGATTGTTTATGATCAACAAAAGCCCACCGAAATCGCGGATGCGGTACTGAAAAAGTATAAATTACAAGCGAAACGCACTGACAGCTTAGATTCCATCGGCACAACCATGATCACGGCAGCGACCAATGGGCAAGATCCTTATGATCTGGTCAAGTCAATTAAAGCCAATGAAATCGATGTGGATGCAGCAACCAGCAATTTCTACGTCTCCGCCAGCCTTAACGGTGCGCCAATCGGTGAGTATCCATTAGGGTTAACCGGGGCGGATGCGATGCGCCAACGTACCACCGGGCGCGGCGTGGTGGTGGGAATGATCGACACCCCGATTGACATTAACCACGATTCCTTTCGTTCCACCATTGACCGGGTGGAATTGATTCCGCAAGGCGATGAACGTAACCGCTTGCACGGCACGGAAGTAGCCGGTGTGATTATCAGCCAAAATGCCCGCATTGGCATTGCGCCCGATACCAAATTGATTGCGATCAGCGCGTTTAGCACGAATCCTGCGAACCCGGACGAGCGTCGCAGCAATTCCAGCTTAGTGGCACGCGCTTTGGAGCGAGCCATGTTGGAAGGGGTGCAAGTCCTCAACCTCAGTTTTGCTGGCAATGCCGACCCAATAGTCGACAAATTGGTCGAAGCGGCTATTCAAAAAGGCATTGTGGTGGTGGCTTCGGCGGGTAATGGTGGACCGGGAGCGCCGCCTGCTTACCCGGCAGCATTACCGGGCGTGATTGCCGTGACAGCGGTTGATAAGAACGAACAGGTATTTAATCACGCCAATCGTGGCAATTACATTGACCTGTCTGCACCCGGCGTGGGCATTTTGACCACCGCGCCGCGCAGTTCCTTTCAGGTATCCAGCGGTACATCGCTGGCAACGGCGCACGTGACCGGCGCTATCGCTTTATTGAAAGCACTCAATCCAAACTTCAACCCAGAATCGCTGAAACACACGGCTACCGATTTAGGGCCACCGGGTCTTGACCAAGACTATGGGCATGGCTTGATCAACGTCGAGCGGGCGTTGGCAGCGCAATAA